The Bacillaceae bacterium IKA-2 DNA window AGTGAGCCTTTTATACGCCGAGTTCAAGATATTATGAATCAACCAGTTATTTCGGTTAATGAAAGTGCTTCTATTCAAGATGCAGCAAAACAAATGGTCAAGTACTCAAAAAGTTCAGTGATTGTATTATCTAACGAGCGCTTAGTAGGAATAATAACGGAAAAAGATTTAGTGAGTCGCGTTATTTCAAAAGAACGACCTATGTATCATCCAGTAAAAGAAATTATGACGCCCAATCCGATCACAGTTTCGAGAGAAAGCTATTACTATGAAGCATTATCGATTTTTTTGATGAACGGAATTAAACATCTACCTGTTATGCAAGACGAAAAAGTTGTCGGTGTGATAACTTTATCAGACTTATTACGAAAGAAAAACCGTGGAACATTAGAAATTTTACAAACGATAGAAGAATCGACGATGGAAAATTTAGCGACTGTTAAAAATGCTATTTATGAGGTTCTTGGAAATTTAATCAACGATAGAATACCAATTTTAAATACACTTGAAGTTATTACAAAGCTGTACGATAGACTGGTCAAGCATTGTTTAGATTTAGCTGTAAAGTCACTAGATAAGAAAGGATTAGGCAAACCACCTGTCGGGTTTTGTTGGTATCAAATGGGAAGTGGTGGTAGAGGCGAACAATTTTTATTAACCGATCAGGATCATTTCCTGGTATATGATAATGGTAATGAAAGTAATCATCCAGAAATTGAACATTATTTTGATAAACTTGGTGAAGAGATTGTGTTCTTTTTAGAAACAGCAGGCTACGAAAGATGTATTGGAAAAATGATGTCAAATGAAGAAATGTGGCGCGGTTCGTTAAATAAGTGGAAAGACCGCCTGAAAGGCTGGGGATTACGTGCTACAAATGAAAATTTACTTTTAGTTCAAAATTTCTTCTCGTTTAGAATGCTATATGGGGATGAGGTACTTAATGACCGTTTTAAAGATATGGTAACAAATCATGTTAAAGAGTCTGGAACGATTTTGTATCGTTTAGCCGAGTTAGAAAAAGAAGCACCTGTTCCAAATTTAGATCATCCAATTAGAGCAATGTTTCGATTAAAGCGTAATTCAATTGATATCAAATTGGATGCGTTATTCCCTTTACACCACTCTTTACAAGCACTATCAACT harbors:
- a CDS encoding DUF294 nucleotidyltransferase-like domain-containing protein, producing the protein MSERKIESLYSQINNHPLFRGLKEKEFFRLIERCSLKHYKKASKVLYSKTPREGLLLILEGMAEVFVENENKHQDKEVLEILQTGDSIGFSSLAYFLGEKTNHHTNYTVSVVAVEDSYCLQIPFSVLEERWIDDEVRDYVLRQVAVRLNDIYASLAEQIKLASQWGESEPFIRRVQDIMNQPVISVNESASIQDAAKQMVKYSKSSVIVLSNERLVGIITEKDLVSRVISKERPMYHPVKEIMTPNPITVSRESYYYEALSIFLMNGIKHLPVMQDEKVVGVITLSDLLRKKNRGTLEILQTIEESTMENLATVKNAIYEVLGNLINDRIPILNTLEVITKLYDRLVKHCLDLAVKSLDKKGLGKPPVGFCWYQMGSGGRGEQFLLTDQDHFLVYDNGNESNHPEIEHYFDKLGEEIVFFLETAGYERCIGKMMSNEEMWRGSLNKWKDRLKGWGLRATNENLLLVQNFFSFRMLYGDEVLNDRFKDMVTNHVKESGTILYRLAELEKEAPVPNLDHPIRAMFRLKRNSIDIKLDALFPLHHSLQALSTLHGIVEGTPADRINELVKIGVFNELFADELRDAFEVILGIRVSQGWFKYHRGEKNSAQVTFTHMKSRDKESLITALKTVKDLQQQLLGAFGMH